The genomic stretch ATTGGCTGAAATCAGCGATATCATCACATATGAGTTTGAAAACATCGACTATGATGCGCTGCATTGGCTAAAAGATCATGCGTATCTCCCGCAAGGAAGTGAGCTGCTGCTTATTACCCAAAACCGTGAAACAGAGAAAAAAGCAATTCAATCCGCGGGCTGTGAAGTCGCACCGTACAGCATCGTCAAAACAAAGAATGAATTGAAACAGGCAGTACAGGAGCTCAGGCTTCCGGCAGTGCTGAAAACATGCCGCGGCGGGTACGACGGCAAAGGCCAATTTGTGATAAAAGAAGAGGCGCAAATGGAGCAGGCAGCCGCTCTGTTAGAACACGGAACTTGCATTCTTGAAAGCTGGGTTTCTTTTAAAATGGAACTGTCGGTGATCGTCGTTAGATCGGTAAACGGTGAAATTTCAACATTTCCGACAGCTGAAAACATTCACCACAACAATATTCTTTTCCAAAGCATCGTGCCCGCACGGGTAGAGAAAGGGATTCAGCAGAAGGCTGCTGATCTCGCAGTTAAGCTTGCAGATGAGCTTAACCTTGTCGGACCGCTTGCTGTTGAGATGTTCCTGACAGAGGACGGAGAGCTTTTGGTCAATGAACTGGCGCCAAGACCGCACAATTCAGGGCATTATACGCTGGACCTTTGCGAGACGAGCCAGTTTGAGCAGCATATCAGAGCGGTATGCGGGCTTCCGCTTGGGAAGACAGATTTGCTGAAGCCGGGCATGATGGTGAATCTTCTCGGCGATGAAGTGAAGCTTGTTGAGGAAGACCCGGAGCTTTTAAAAGAGGCAAAGCTATATATATACGGAAAACATGAAATCAAAAAAGGCCGCAAAATGGGGCATATTACATTTATGAAGCAGCCTGAAGACGAATGGATTCAGGAGATCACAAATAAATGGATGAATAGAGACGGAGGACAAGCAGAATGATCGAACGTTATTCAAGACCTGAAATGTCCGCGATTTGGACGGATGAAAACAGATTTCAAGCATGGTTAGAGGTTGAAATTCTTGCCTGTGAAGCGTGGGCGGAGCTTGGCGTCATTCCGAAAGAAGATGTAAAGGTTATGCGCGAAAACGCGTCATTTGACATCAACCGCATTTTAGAAATCGAAAAGGACACGCGCCATGACGTTGTCGCTTTTACGCGCGCTGTATCCGAATCACTGGGCGAAGAAAGAAAATGGGTGCATTACGGCTTAACGTCAACTGACGTTGTTGATACGGCTCTTTCCTACTTATTAAAACAGGCAAACGATATTTTGCTCAAGGATCTTGAGAGATTTGTTGACATTATAAAAGAAAAAGCGAAAGAACATAAATACACAGTCATGATGGGGCGCACACACGGCGTACACGCTGAGCCTACAACATTCGGCTTAAAACTTGCGCTTTGGCATGAAGAAATGAAACGTAATCTTGAGCGCTTCAAACAAGCGAAAGCAGGCATCGAGGTTGGAAAGATTTCCGGTGCTGTCGGCACATATGCGAACATTGATCCATTTGTTGAACAATATGTCTGTGAGAAGCTCGGATTGAAAGCAGCACCGATTTCCACTCAAACCCTTCAGCGTGACCGCCATGCTGACTATATGGCAACACTTGCTTTGATCGCGACAAGCATCGAGAAATTCGCTGTGGAAATCCGCGGACTGCAAAAGAGTGAAACACGTGAAGTAGAGGAATTTTTCGCGAAAGGGCAAAAGGGTTCATCTGCAATGCCGCATAAACGAAATCCGATTGGCTCTGAAAACATGACAGGCATGGCGCGCGTGATCCGCGGCTACATGATGACAGCTTACGAAAATGTTCCATTATGGCATGAGCGCGATATTTCTCATTCTTCAGCAGAACGAATTATTCTTCCGGATGCGACAATTGCGCTGAACTACATGCTGAACCGCTTCTCCAACATCGTGAAGAACTTAACGGTCTTCCCGGAAAACATGAAGCGCAACATGGACCGCACTCTCGGCCTTATCTATTCTCAGCGTGTGCTCCTTGCTTTGATTGACACAGGCCTGACTCGTGAAGAAGCCTATGATACAGTTCAGCCGAAAGCAATGGAAGCGTGGGAAAAACAAGTGCCGTTCCGCGAGCTTGTGGAAGCGGAAGAGAAAATCACGTCACGTCTTTCTCCAGAAAAAATTGCTGACTGCTTTGATTACAATTACCATCTGAAAAATGTTGATCTGATCTTTGAACGTTTAGGTTTAGCATAGAAGAAGCTTTTAGCGGCTTCTTCTAAGCCGCCGCAGTTTGAAAATTCCCAACATTCGGGTTAGGAGGCCTTCCGTGAATATTGTGAAGAATGAACTTTTATACGAAGGAAAAGCAAAAAAGATCTACAAAACCGATGACGAAAACACGCTGTATGTCGTGTATAAAGACTCCGCCACTGCCTTTAACGGCGAGAAAAAAGCAGAAATCAGCGGAAAAGGGCGCTTAAATAATGAAATTTCAAGCCTCATTTTCAAACACCTTCATGCTAAGGGCATTAACAATCATTTTATCGAGCGCATTTCGGAAACGGAGCAGCTCATTAAAAAGGTAACGATTGTGCCGCTTGAAGTCGTGGTAAGAAATGTTGTGGCAGGAAGCATGTCCAAACGTCTCGGCATTCCAGAAGGCACGGAGCTTGAGCAGCCGATTATCGAGTTTTACTACAAGGATGACGCGCTGGGTGATCCGCTCATCACAGAAGATCATATTTGGCTTTTGAAGGCGGCGACTCCTGAGCAGGTAGAAACCATTAAGTCCATTACAACAATAGTAAATGAAGAGCTTCAAAGCATCTTCGACGATTGTCATGTCAGATTAATAGATTTCAAGCTTGAATTCGGTTTAGATGCAGAAGGGCAAGTGCTTTTGGCGGATGAAATATCTCCTGACACATGCCGCTTGTGGGATAAAGAAACGAACGAAAAGCTGGACAAAGATTTATTCAGACGCAATCTGGGAAGCTTAACCGACGCATACGAAGAGATTTTCAATAGACTGGGAGGCATTCATCATGTATAAAGTAAAAGTTTATGTCAGCTTAAAAGAAAGTGTACTAGATCCACAAGGGAGCGCTGTCCAGCATGCCTTGCACAGTATGACTTACAACGAAGTTCAAGATGTGCGCATCGGGAAATACATGGAGCTTACCATTGAAAAATCTGACCGTGATCTTGACGTGCTAGTGAAAGAAATGTGCGAAAAACTTCTTGCGAACACAGTGATTGAAGATTATAGATATGAGGTTGAGGAGGTAGTCGCACAGTGAAATTTGCGGTGATTGTGTTACCCGGCTCCAACTGTGATATCGATATGTATCATGCTGTAAAGGATGAGCTCGGCCATGAAGTGGAATACGTCTGGCATGAGGAAACAAGCCTTGACGGCTTCGACGGCGTGTTAATTCCGGGAGGATTTTCTTACGGCGATTACTTAAGATGCGGCGCCATCGCCCGATTTGCGAATATTATGCCAGCTGTCAAACAAGCAGCGGCTGAAGGAAAACCTGTTCTTGGCGTCTGTAACGGATTCCAGATTTTACAGGAGCTTGGGCTGCTGCCAGGCGCAATGAGACGCAACAAAGATCTGAAGTTCATTTGCCGTCCGGTTGAATTGATTGTTCAGAACGACGAAACCTTATTCACAGCTTCCTACGAAAAGGGAGAATCGATTACAATCCCGGTTGCCCATGGTGAAGGGAATTTCTACTGTGATGACGAGACGCTTGCTACATTAAAGGAAAACAATCAAATTGCTTTCACATACGGCTCTAATATTAATGGAAGTGTCAGCGACATTGCCGGTGTCGTGAATGAGAAAGGCAATGTATTAGGCATGATGCCTCACCCTGAGCGCGCGGTCGATGAACTGCTTGGAAGCGCCGACGGTCTTAAATTGTTCCAGTCTATCGTGAAAAATTGGAGGGAAACTCATGTCACTACTGCTTGAACCAAGTAAAGAACAAATAAAAGAAGAGAAACTGTATCAGCAAATGGGTGTCAGTGATGATGAGTTTGCATTGATAGAATCCATTCTTGGAAGATTGCCGAACTACACAGAAATCGGAATTTTTTCTGTCATGTGGTCTGAGCATTGCAGCTATAAAAACTCAAAGCCGATTCTGCGTAAATTCCCGACAAGCGGCGAGCGTGTGCTGCAGGGGCCGGGGGAAGGCGCCGGAATCGTTGATATCGGTGATAACCAAGCGGTTGTGTTCAAAATTGAATCACATAACCACCCATCAGCTCTCGAGCCTTACCAAGGCGCTGCGACTGGCGTAGGCGGAATTATCCGTGATGTATTCTCAATGGGTGCACGCCCAATCGCTGTATTGAACTCTCTTCGATTTGGTGAACTGACTTCACCCCGCGTGAAGTACTTGTTTGAAGAAGTAGTAGCGGGTATCGCCGGATACGGCAACTGTATCGGCATCCCGACAGTCGGCGGAGAAGTGCAGTTTGACAGCAGCTATGAAGGAAATCCGCTCGTCAACGCAATGTGCGTCGGTTTAATCAACCATGAAGACATCAAAAAAGGCCAGGCAAAGGGTGTCGGCAACACAGTAATGTACGTAGGAGCGAAAACAGGGCGTGACGGCATCCACGGCGCTACGTTTGCTTCTGAAGAAATGTCAGACTCGTCTGAAGAAAAGCGTTCTGCTGTCCAAGTCGGCGATCCGTTTATGGAGAAGCTTTTGCTTGAAGCATGTCTGGAAGTCATCCAATGCGACGCCTTAGTCGGCATTCAGGATATGGGAGCTGCCGGTTTAACAAGCTCAAGTGCAGAAATGGCAAGTAAAGCCGGTTCTGGCATTGAAATGAATCTTGACCTGATTCCTCAGCGCGAAACAGGCATGACCGCGTATGAAATGATGCTTTCTGAATCACAAGAACGGATGCTTTTGGTTATTGAGCGCGGACGTGAGCAGGAAATCATCGATATTTTTGACAAGTATGATCTTGAAGCGGTTTCTGTCGGACATGTGACAGATGATAAAATGCTTCGCCTGACACATAAAGGAGAGGTTGTGTGCGAGCTGCCTGTTGATGCCTTGGCAGAAGAAGCACCGGTTTACCATAAGCCTTCTCAAGAGCCTGCTTACTATCGCGAGTTTTTGGAAACAGACGTTCCGGCTCCGCAAATTGAAGATGCGAATGAAATGCTGAAGGCCCTTCTTCAGCAGCCGACGATTGCGAGTAAAGAGTGGGTTTATGATCAGTATGACTACATGGTGCGCACGAATACAGTTGTCGCTCCTGGGTCTGATGCTGGTGTTCTCAGAATCCGCGGAACGAAAAAGGCGCTGGCGATGACGACAGACTGTAACGCGCGTTATCTCTATCTTGATCCTGAAGTCGGAGGGAAAATTGCTGTCGCTGAAGCAGCGCGCAACATCATTTGCTCAGGCGCAGAACCGCTTGCGGTGACAGATAACCTTAACTTCGGAAACCCTGAGAAGCCGGAAATCTTCTGGCAGATCGAAAAAGCGGCAGACGGCATAAGCGAAGCGTGCAATGTTCTCAGCACTCCGGTTATCGGCGGTAA from Bacillus subtilis subsp. subtilis str. 168 encodes the following:
- the purS gene encoding factor required for phosphoribosylformylglycinamidine synthetase activity (Evidence 1a: Function from experimental evidences in the studied strain; PubMedId: 10784038, 12787499; Product type f: factor); this encodes MYKVKVYVSLKESVLDPQGSAVQHALHSMTYNEVQDVRIGKYMELTIEKSDRDLDVLVKEMCEKLLANTVIEDYRYEVEEVVAQ
- the purB gene encoding adenylosuccinate lyase (Evidence 2a: Function from experimental evidences in other organisms; PubMedId: 9622500, 9683488, 9890879, 11063569, 12787499; Product type e: enzyme); protein product: MIERYSRPEMSAIWTDENRFQAWLEVEILACEAWAELGVIPKEDVKVMRENASFDINRILEIEKDTRHDVVAFTRAVSESLGEERKWVHYGLTSTDVVDTALSYLLKQANDILLKDLERFVDIIKEKAKEHKYTVMMGRTHGVHAEPTTFGLKLALWHEEMKRNLERFKQAKAGIEVGKISGAVGTYANIDPFVEQYVCEKLGLKAAPISTQTLQRDRHADYMATLALIATSIEKFAVEIRGLQKSETREVEEFFAKGQKGSSAMPHKRNPIGSENMTGMARVIRGYMMTAYENVPLWHERDISHSSAERIILPDATIALNYMLNRFSNIVKNLTVFPENMKRNMDRTLGLIYSQRVLLALIDTGLTREEAYDTVQPKAMEAWEKQVPFRELVEAEEKITSRLSPEKIADCFDYNYHLKNVDLIFERLGLA
- the purL gene encoding phosphoribosylformylglycinamidine synthetase subunit II (Evidence 1a: Function from experimental evidences in the studied strain; PubMedId: 12787499, 15301532, 10784038, 9683488, 21671997; Product type e: enzyme), whose product is MSLLLEPSKEQIKEEKLYQQMGVSDDEFALIESILGRLPNYTEIGIFSVMWSEHCSYKNSKPILRKFPTSGERVLQGPGEGAGIVDIGDNQAVVFKIESHNHPSALEPYQGAATGVGGIIRDVFSMGARPIAVLNSLRFGELTSPRVKYLFEEVVAGIAGYGNCIGIPTVGGEVQFDSSYEGNPLVNAMCVGLINHEDIKKGQAKGVGNTVMYVGAKTGRDGIHGATFASEEMSDSSEEKRSAVQVGDPFMEKLLLEACLEVIQCDALVGIQDMGAAGLTSSSAEMASKAGSGIEMNLDLIPQRETGMTAYEMMLSESQERMLLVIERGREQEIIDIFDKYDLEAVSVGHVTDDKMLRLTHKGEVVCELPVDALAEEAPVYHKPSQEPAYYREFLETDVPAPQIEDANEMLKALLQQPTIASKEWVYDQYDYMVRTNTVVAPGSDAGVLRIRGTKKALAMTTDCNARYLYLDPEVGGKIAVAEAARNIICSGAEPLAVTDNLNFGNPEKPEIFWQIEKAADGISEACNVLSTPVIGGNVSLYNESNGTAIYPTPVIGMVGLIEDTAHITTQHFKQAGDLVYVIGETKPEFAGSELQKMTEGRIYGKAPQIDLDVELSRQKALLDAIKKGFVQSAHDVSEGGLGVAIAESVMTTENLGANVTVEGEAALLFSESQSRFVVSVKKEHQAAFEATVKDAVHIGEVTADGILAIQNQDGQQMIHAQTKELERVWKGAIPCLLKSKA
- the purQ gene encoding phosphoribosylformylglycinamidine synthetase subunit I (Evidence 1a: Function from experimental evidences in the studied strain; PubMedId: 12787499, 15301530, 15301532, 10784038, 9683488; Product type e: enzyme) codes for the protein MKFAVIVLPGSNCDIDMYHAVKDELGHEVEYVWHEETSLDGFDGVLIPGGFSYGDYLRCGAIARFANIMPAVKQAAAEGKPVLGVCNGFQILQELGLLPGAMRRNKDLKFICRPVELIVQNDETLFTASYEKGESITIPVAHGEGNFYCDDETLATLKENNQIAFTYGSNINGSVSDIAGVVNEKGNVLGMMPHPERAVDELLGSADGLKLFQSIVKNWRETHVTTA
- the purK gene encoding N5-carboxyaminoimidazole ribonucleotide synthase (Evidence 1c: Function from experimental evidences in the studied genus; PubMedId: 8998996, 9683488, 21931218, 25372694; Product type e: enzyme), translated to MSKQIIYPGAVIGIIGGGQLGKMMAVSAKQMGYKVAVVDPVKDSPCGQVADVEITAHYNDREAIRKLAEISDIITYEFENIDYDALHWLKDHAYLPQGSELLLITQNRETEKKAIQSAGCEVAPYSIVKTKNELKQAVQELRLPAVLKTCRGGYDGKGQFVIKEEAQMEQAAALLEHGTCILESWVSFKMELSVIVVRSVNGEISTFPTAENIHHNNILFQSIVPARVEKGIQQKAADLAVKLADELNLVGPLAVEMFLTEDGELLVNELAPRPHNSGHYTLDLCETSQFEQHIRAVCGLPLGKTDLLKPGMMVNLLGDEVKLVEEDPELLKEAKLYIYGKHEIKKGRKMGHITFMKQPEDEWIQEITNKWMNRDGGQAE
- the purC gene encoding phosphoribosylaminoimidazole succinocarboxamide synthetase (Evidence 1c: Function from experimental evidences in the studied genus; PubMedId: 2495272, 9683488, 10784038, 12787499, 26118696; Product type e: enzyme), producing the protein MNIVKNELLYEGKAKKIYKTDDENTLYVVYKDSATAFNGEKKAEISGKGRLNNEISSLIFKHLHAKGINNHFIERISETEQLIKKVTIVPLEVVVRNVVAGSMSKRLGIPEGTELEQPIIEFYYKDDALGDPLITEDHIWLLKAATPEQVETIKSITTIVNEELQSIFDDCHVRLIDFKLEFGLDAEGQVLLADEISPDTCRLWDKETNEKLDKDLFRRNLGSLTDAYEEIFNRLGGIHHV